The Prionailurus bengalensis isolate Pbe53 chromosome E2, Fcat_Pben_1.1_paternal_pri, whole genome shotgun sequence region GCGCCATAGGTCTGATGTGTAACGTTTGCATTATCATTCAGCGTAAGCATTTTCCCATTTCCATTTTGGGTTTCTCATTTCGCTCACGGATTATCGAGAAGTCTGttgctttttttccaaaatgtaggGGCTCTAGCTATCTTTGATGGCAGAATCCGGTCACTCCCAGAGGGTCCCAGGAGTTCTTACTGGTCTATGTTAGGAGTCCAAGCTGGCTGGGGCCATTAGGCGGCCTCTGTGGGCAGCTCCTGCGCCTCCTGGGGCCCCCGcggtcccctccctggagtgtgGGCTGTGGGTCCTTCCTGGGCTAGCGGATGGCCAGAGCAGCATACACGCTGGGCTCTGCTGGAGTCTCCCCGGCTTGGGAGGAATGGGGTGCACTCGTCTCCCGTCTGAGCGTCAAGCGGTTCAGCTGGGCGTAGGTCACATCTGGGGGGGCGTCAGATGCGGCAGCCTGCagtgggtggagggagaggggaggtgtgtggttGGGGTGGGGCgagcctgggagcctggagaAGAGAGGACCCACCTGACTGTCCATCTGCCTGTCTTGCTCTGCTTGTTTGTCTTCTGTGTCCGGCAATCCCCCCCACAGGGGGGAAGGAGAAGTGGCCGGTCCCCGACTGAGTCTTGATCTTGAGTGGCTCACCTGGGCATACGTCGTTCCTTGGGGGTCTCCATCCTCCGCGTCCTGCTGGAGACAGACAGTGAGGGGGAGATTCGTCTCCTTGATTCCACTCGACAGCCTCGGTGAGTTTTCCACACTGTTGCCAGAGTGATGCTTTCGAACTTTTAGGCAGCTTAGGTCAATCTCCTGGTGGACTCCTCAGGGACTTCCTGAGCCTTAGGGCATCTGGGTGCTTCCTACGGCTCTGAATCTGTTCCTGACACTGTTTCTTGCTCATTTGGCTCCAACCACATGGCCGTCACCCCCACCTTCCTGAAAACGCATGTTGCTGCCTAAGGACCTTGGCGCCTGctacccccacctcctgccttaTTTTCCCCAGCCACACTTTGCACTCCAGGACACTGCCCACTTCCTCGTATACGGTCTGTCGCCCACAAGGTGAGCTCGCCGAGCGTGGGTCAGGTTTGCTCACTGTCGTGCCTGCAGCACTAGGTGGGGCCTGGTAAACGGTGGGCTCTCCGTGCACATTTGCCGGGCAAATGAACGAATGGGGCCTAGAGACCTGCGGGTGATTCCTTTCTTCACGCACCCTCTTGAGACCTGGGCGAGCACCCCAACAACCGGAAGTCCGACGGCGGGTGAGGACCAGTCAAGGGGGGCATGTGGGAGGTCCCGCGAGGTCACGGCAAGAGGCCCCGGGGTGCCCAAGGAGGGAGAGGGCACCCGTGGGACACCGCCACGACCGGGTGGTGTGAGGACACAGGAGTGTCCGTTGGTTTACGTTTGGCACCAGGAGGGCCCTCGGGGTCTACATGGGAGCAGGGGTCTCACCCGCTGGTCCAGCTCCACCCCCTCCTCGGGCTGTGCGTCTTGTACGGAGGCATctgctggggcagaaaggggggcGTGTCTCTTGGCAAGGTCCCCTGGGCTCACACCCCACCCCGCCGTCCAGGGGCTCCAGTGGCGGGTGAGGGGCCGAGGCCACACGTGCAGGAATGCCGTCCTCAATCCCAGccaccagcccctcccagcccccaccctccggGGCGGCCCCACTCCTCTCACAGAGGGTCTCCTCCTGGGTGGCGGCAGCTGGCCCGGAGCTGGGGAGGAGATGGGGTGTTAGGGGGCATAGACGGGCAGGCGGGTGGGGACCCGGGGGTCTGCGGGCACGAGTTACCTGTCCTGCAGGCCTCTGTCCTGGGGCTCTGGGTCTGCGGCCCCTGCAGGAAGTTGGGAATCAGCCTCCCCCTGGGCTGGGAGGTTACGACCCCCACCACGTGATCCCAGAGGAAAGGAACCCTTCACACATATTGCCCGTGTTTCAACATCTCCCGAGACggaagagaagaaaacacctTCAACTGGCACATGGGTGCCGACCTTCGGTGTTTTCTTTCTAGCCTCTCCGACGTGAGACTCTGCAGAAGTGTCTTTCCACGCTGGCCTTTCCCGCGTCTGGTTTCCCTCTGGCTGGCGCCCTGAGCCACTCTCCATCCACCCGCGGGAGAGGCACCACCCCCTGGGGCTGGTCACCCCCGTCCCTTCTCACCCGGCTTCCTGCCTTTGCCCTGACGCCGGCGACGGACGAGGAGGACGACGAGGAGGCAGAGCAGCAGGACGAAGGCCCCCGCGGCCCCGATGAGGACGTACAGGTACCGGTTGGGACCTTGGGCAGAGCCACACCGTGAAGGAGCCAGTGATGCCATTTAACTGggcgcctgctgtgtgccaggcacgtgctgggctctgggcatTCACCTCTGACCCTGTCAAGGGTCACGCAGCAGGGgactgccgccccccccccccccacagacaggaaagtgaggcacagggaggctgaTCACGTGTCCCAGGTGGCCCAGCGTGGAGGCGGCAGGGCTGGGACTGGAACCCGGGCTGTGGGTTCCCTGCGCTCTCCTCATGCTGCCCCCCCAGGCCGGCACCAGCTTGGGGCTCTGGGCTCCTCATCTGCAGGCGGGTCTGTCCCAGCGTCTTCGTCTGGGGCCGAGGGTCCTTCCAGATTCCCCTCACTACCTGAAGGCCCCCAGCCAttgtccccccgcccctccccctccagggtCATCCTCACCGCTGCAGAGGGCCAGGTCCCCATAGAATCCCGACCCGGAGGGGCTTCCCTGTgagccctcctctccccccgGAGGGGGCCGGAGCCACGGCCAGAACTGAGGGGAAATCTAATCTGGGCCACGACTCTCTCCTTTacacctggggaaactgaggcccaggcaggggaggggcgtgTCCAAGCCAGTGTCTCCAGAGGTGCCTGAACTGACGGTGTAACCAACCCCTGCTCCCATGGACCCACCCGCCTCCTCCTGACAGAGACCTTCACTTGCCCGCAGAGGCTCCTGGGgtcggggagggtggggggtgggcagagggggctgcctcttccccagctgggcccccaccctctccctctgccatgaccaccccagccctcctccccctggcCTCAGAGCCCCTGGAGCCTGGTGGCCGCCCTGGCATCTCTGAAACACGGGAAGGAAAGCCCTGGACAGAAGCCACTGTGACTCACCAGCTGTTGAGCTGGGATCTGTGGCTGGGGGGCTGGACTCTCCAGAGGATCCTGGGGGGAAAGACAGTAGtagaggagggggctggagttTCCCTTCAAGACCCTGTCTCTGCTTACAGTCCTCTCCCTCATGTGCCCTGCGGCCCCCagggccctcctcctccacctggaGAATTGTGGTGACGGGGACAAGgaaaagggcagggagggaggggcgtgTTTCCCTCCTGTGCTCTGAGGGGCAGACCCCTCGGGTGATACTTCCCCTGAGCCCCTTCCATTCTGTCTCAGCCCAGGGCTCTCTTGGGCGCAGGGCCCTGAAGACAACATTGGGACAcagaggggacagggctggggccCCTCACCTGAGACCTGGAGCTCCAGGGGGTCACTGGGGTGTGACAACAGGTGGGGGGAGGTGCTATATGAGCCATAGCACCTGTAGGTGCCCCCCTGGGCTGAGGTCACAGGATTCATGGAGAATTTGGCCTGGTAATGCCCAGCTCGGTACTTTGATCTAAGACGCAGGGGAGGGTCGGCTGCCCCCTCCTTGGACAGAAGGAAAGTGTCCACAGAGCTCCAGGACTGACACAGCAGGGTCACATTCTCTCCTGAGGCCACCATGGGTCCTGGCTGCACTGAGAGGGAGGGTGTGGAGGGGAGCTGTcctggagagaggaaggcaggtgaGGGGCTGTCCATCCTTGCTCTGAACTGAGTCTGCCTGTCTGTCCTCTgagtctctccccttccccgtcccgtctgtctctctgtctctgtccctccctggggACCCCACACCCCTGATCCCAGCCACCACCACCTGGGACACCCCCAGCAGGGCCTGTGCAGAGTCGGGGGCCCTGACTGAACCCGTGTCCCCTCACCTGTGACCAGGATGTCCAGGGGGTCACTGGGGGCCGACCACTCGGAGGAGAGGTTGTGTCCACCATAGCATGTGTACCGGCCCCCGTGGGAGCCGCTCACTGGGCCCAGGGGGAAGTCGGCCCCcgagagcccagcctggggctgcaGGCTAAGGTGCTGGGGAAGGTCACGTGCCGCCTCCTTGTACAGAGCAAATCTGTCATAGCCGACGTCAGAGCGACACTGGAGGGTCAGCCTCTGTCCAGGGGTCACAACGGGGCTCTGCTGGGTCAgaagggagggcttcctggacaTACCTGGGAGACAACCAGTCGTGGATTGAGGATCAGATTCTCCCCAAACCTCTCTTCTCCTGTCCTGACCCCCAGGTCTCAGTGTctctcacattctgtgtctctgaccTGTGAGATCCCTATgatcccctcaccccaccctctgATCTGGGGCTCCCCTGGGAGCAGAGCCTCCATAACCTGTCTGGTGGTCAAAACACGGATGCAACAAAAATCAGACTCCCTCACCTGAGACCAGCAGTTCTAGGGAGTCACTGGGGTGTGACCACACCTGGGGAGTGTTGTTGAAATAGCCATGGCATCTGAACGTCCAC contains the following coding sequences:
- the LOC122493755 gene encoding leukocyte immunoglobulin-like receptor subfamily B member 3 isoform X3, giving the protein MTPTLTTLLLLGLSVGPRTRAQAGTLPTPSIWAEPGSVVPWDSAVTIWCQGTLEAVEFYLNKDGHPVPWDRQKPLEPGNKAKFSIIHMTEQYAGRYHCSYRSPAGLSERSDPLELVVIGFQAKPTLSALPNPMVTSGGKVTLQCTSWTGFHRFVLMKEGEPRPAWTLDSQQPTSGRFQALFPVGPVTPSARWTFRCHGYFNNTPQVWSHPSDSLELLVSGMSRKPSLLTQQSPVVTPGQRLTLQCRSDVGYDRFALYKEAARDLPQHLSLQPQAGLSGADFPLGPVSGSHGGRYTCYGGHNLSSEWSAPSDPLDILVTGQLPSTPSLSVQPGPMVASGENVTLLCQSWSSVDTFLLSKEGAADPPLRLRSKYRAGHYQAKFSMNPVTSAQGGTYRCYGSYSTSPHLLSHPSDPLELQVSGSSGESSPPATDPSSTAGPNRYLYVLIGAAGAFVLLLCLLVVLLVRRRRQGKGRKPGAADPEPQDRGLQDSSGPAAATQEETLSDASVQDAQPEEGVELDQRDAEDGDPQGTTYAQVSHSRSRLSRGPATSPSPLWGGLPDTEDKQAEQDRQMDSQAAASDAPPDVTYAQLNRLTLRRETSAPHSSQAGETPAEPSVYAALAIR
- the LOC122493755 gene encoding leukocyte immunoglobulin-like receptor subfamily B member 3 isoform X6 — encoded protein: MTPTLTTLLLLGLSVGPRTRAQAGTLPTPSIWAEPGSVVPWDSAVTIWCQGTLEAVEFYLNKDGHPVPWDRQKPLEPGNKAKFSIIHMTEQYAGRYHCSYRSPAGLSERSDPLELVVIGFQAKPTLSALPNPMVTSGGKVTLQCTSWTGFHRFVLMKEGEPRPAWTLDSQQPTSGRFQALFPVGPVTPSARWTFRCHGYFNNTPQVWSHPSDSLELLVSGMSRKPSLLTQQSPVVTPGQRLTLQCRSDVGYDRFALYKEAARDLPQHLSLQPQAGLSGADFPLGPVSGSHGGRYTCYGGHNLSSEWSAPSDPLDILVTGQLPSTPSLSVQPGPMVASGENVTLLCQSWSSVDTFLLSKEGAADPPLRLRSKYRAGHYQAKFSMNPVTSAQGGTYRCYGSYSTSPHLLSHPSDPLELQVSGSSGESSPPATDPSSTAGPNRYLYVLIGAAGAFVLLLCLLVVLLVRRRRQGKGRKPGAADPEPQDRGLQDSSGPAAATQEETLYASVQDAQPEEGVELDQRQDAEDGDPQGTTYAQAAASDAPPDVTYAQLNRLTLRRETSAPHSSQAGETPAEPSVYAALAIR
- the LOC122493755 gene encoding leukocyte immunoglobulin-like receptor subfamily B member 3 isoform X4 produces the protein MTPTLTTLLLLGLSVGPRTRAQAGTLPTPSIWAEPGSVVPWDSAVTIWCQGTLEAVEFYLNKDGHPVPWDRQKPLEPGNKAKFSIIHMTEQYAGRYHCSYRSPAGLSERSDPLELVVIGFQAKPTLSALPNPMVTSGGKVTLQCTSWTGFHRFVLMKEGEPRPAWTLDSQQPTSGRFQALFPVGPVTPSARWTFRCHGYFNNTPQVWSHPSDSLELLVSGMSRKPSLLTQQSPVVTPGQRLTLQCRSDVGYDRFALYKEAARDLPQHLSLQPQAGLSGADFPLGPVSGSHGGRYTCYGGHNLSSEWSAPSDPLDILVTGQLPSTPSLSVQPGPMVASGENVTLLCQSWSSVDTFLLSKEGAADPPLRLRSKYRAGHYQAKFSMNPVTSAQGGTYRCYGSYSTSPHLLSHPSDPLELQVSGSSGESSPPATDPSSTAGPNRYLYVLIGAAGAFVLLLCLLVVLLVRRRRQGKGRKPGAADPEPQDRGLQDSSGPAAATQEETLYASVQDAQPEEGVELDQRDAEDGDPQGTTYAQVSHSRSRLSRGPATSPSPLWGGLPDTEDKQAEQDRQMDSQAAASDAPPDVTYAQLNRLTLRRETSAPHSSQAGETPAEPSVYAALAIR
- the LOC122493755 gene encoding leukocyte immunoglobulin-like receptor subfamily B member 3 isoform X1, with the translated sequence MTPTLTTLLLLGLSVGPRTRAQAGTLPTPSIWAEPGSVVPWDSAVTIWCQGTLEAVEFYLNKDGHPVPWDRQKPLEPGNKAKFSIIHMTEQYAGRYHCSYRSPAGLSERSDPLELVVIGFQAKPTLSALPNPMVTSGGKVTLQCTSWTGFHRFVLMKEGEPRPAWTLDSQQPTSGRFQALFPVGPVTPSARWTFRCHGYFNNTPQVWSHPSDSLELLVSGMSRKPSLLTQQSPVVTPGQRLTLQCRSDVGYDRFALYKEAARDLPQHLSLQPQAGLSGADFPLGPVSGSHGGRYTCYGGHNLSSEWSAPSDPLDILVTGQLPSTPSLSVQPGPMVASGENVTLLCQSWSSVDTFLLSKEGAADPPLRLRSKYRAGHYQAKFSMNPVTSAQGGTYRCYGSYSTSPHLLSHPSDPLELQVSGSSGESSPPATDPSSTAGPNRYLYVLIGAAGAFVLLLCLLVVLLVRRRRQGKGRKPGAADPEPQDRGLQDSSGPAAATQEETLSDASVQDAQPEEGVELDQRQDAEDGDPQGTTYAQVSHSRSRLSRGPATSPSPLWGGLPDTEDKQAEQDRQMDSQAAASDAPPDVTYAQLNRLTLRRETSAPHSSQAGETPAEPSVYAALAIR
- the LOC122493755 gene encoding leukocyte immunoglobulin-like receptor subfamily B member 3 isoform X8, translated to MTPTLTTLLLLGLSVGPRTRAQAGTLPTPSIWAEPGSVVPWDSAVTIWCQGTLEAVEFYLNKDGHPVPWDRQKPLEPGNKAKFSIIHMTEQYAGRYHCSYRSPAGLSERSDPLELVVIGFQAKPTLSALPNPMVTSGGKVTLQCTSWTGFHRFVLMKEGEPRPAWTLDSQQPTSGRFQALFPVGPVTPSARWTFRCHGYFNNTPQVWSHPSDSLELLVSGMSRKPSLLTQQSPVVTPGQRLTLQCRSDVGYDRFALYKEAARDLPQHLSLQPQAGLSGADFPLGPVSGSHGGRYTCYGGHNLSSEWSAPSDPLDILVTGQLPSTPSLSVQPGPMVASGENVTLLCQSWSSVDTFLLSKEGAADPPLRLRSKYRAGHYQAKFSMNPVTSAQGGTYRCYGSYSTSPHLLSHPSDPLELQVSGSSGESSPPATDPSSTAGPNRYLYVLIGAAGAFVLLLCLLVVLLVRRRRQGKGRKPGAADPEPQDRGLQDSSGPAAATQEETLYASVQDAQPEEGVELDQRDAEDGDPQGTTYAQAAASDAPPDVTYAQLNRLTLRRETSAPHSSQAGETPAEPSVYAALAIR
- the LOC122493755 gene encoding leukocyte immunoglobulin-like receptor subfamily B member 3 isoform X2 — its product is MTPTLTTLLLLGLSVGPRTRAQAGTLPTPSIWAEPGSVVPWDSAVTIWCQGTLEAVEFYLNKDGHPVPWDRQKPLEPGNKAKFSIIHMTEQYAGRYHCSYRSPAGLSERSDPLELVVIGFQAKPTLSALPNPMVTSGGKVTLQCTSWTGFHRFVLMKEGEPRPAWTLDSQQPTSGRFQALFPVGPVTPSARWTFRCHGYFNNTPQVWSHPSDSLELLVSGMSRKPSLLTQQSPVVTPGQRLTLQCRSDVGYDRFALYKEAARDLPQHLSLQPQAGLSGADFPLGPVSGSHGGRYTCYGGHNLSSEWSAPSDPLDILVTGQLPSTPSLSVQPGPMVASGENVTLLCQSWSSVDTFLLSKEGAADPPLRLRSKYRAGHYQAKFSMNPVTSAQGGTYRCYGSYSTSPHLLSHPSDPLELQVSGSSGESSPPATDPSSTAGPNRYLYVLIGAAGAFVLLLCLLVVLLVRRRRQGKGRKPGAADPEPQDRGLQDSSGPAAATQEETLYASVQDAQPEEGVELDQRQDAEDGDPQGTTYAQVSHSRSRLSRGPATSPSPLWGGLPDTEDKQAEQDRQMDSQAAASDAPPDVTYAQLNRLTLRRETSAPHSSQAGETPAEPSVYAALAIR
- the LOC122493755 gene encoding leukocyte immunoglobulin-like receptor subfamily B member 3 isoform X5 — translated: MTPTLTTLLLLGLSVGPRTRAQAGTLPTPSIWAEPGSVVPWDSAVTIWCQGTLEAVEFYLNKDGHPVPWDRQKPLEPGNKAKFSIIHMTEQYAGRYHCSYRSPAGLSERSDPLELVVIGFQAKPTLSALPNPMVTSGGKVTLQCTSWTGFHRFVLMKEGEPRPAWTLDSQQPTSGRFQALFPVGPVTPSARWTFRCHGYFNNTPQVWSHPSDSLELLVSGMSRKPSLLTQQSPVVTPGQRLTLQCRSDVGYDRFALYKEAARDLPQHLSLQPQAGLSGADFPLGPVSGSHGGRYTCYGGHNLSSEWSAPSDPLDILVTGQLPSTPSLSVQPGPMVASGENVTLLCQSWSSVDTFLLSKEGAADPPLRLRSKYRAGHYQAKFSMNPVTSAQGGTYRCYGSYSTSPHLLSHPSDPLELQVSGSSGESSPPATDPSSTAGPNRYLYVLIGAAGAFVLLLCLLVVLLVRRRRQGKGRKPGAADPEPQDRGLQDSSGPAAATQEETLSDASVQDAQPEEGVELDQRQDAEDGDPQGTTYAQAAASDAPPDVTYAQLNRLTLRRETSAPHSSQAGETPAEPSVYAALAIR
- the LOC122493755 gene encoding leukocyte immunoglobulin-like receptor subfamily B member 3 isoform X7; its protein translation is MTPTLTTLLLLGLSVGPRTRAQAGTLPTPSIWAEPGSVVPWDSAVTIWCQGTLEAVEFYLNKDGHPVPWDRQKPLEPGNKAKFSIIHMTEQYAGRYHCSYRSPAGLSERSDPLELVVIGFQAKPTLSALPNPMVTSGGKVTLQCTSWTGFHRFVLMKEGEPRPAWTLDSQQPTSGRFQALFPVGPVTPSARWTFRCHGYFNNTPQVWSHPSDSLELLVSGMSRKPSLLTQQSPVVTPGQRLTLQCRSDVGYDRFALYKEAARDLPQHLSLQPQAGLSGADFPLGPVSGSHGGRYTCYGGHNLSSEWSAPSDPLDILVTGQLPSTPSLSVQPGPMVASGENVTLLCQSWSSVDTFLLSKEGAADPPLRLRSKYRAGHYQAKFSMNPVTSAQGGTYRCYGSYSTSPHLLSHPSDPLELQVSGSSGESSPPATDPSSTAGPNRYLYVLIGAAGAFVLLLCLLVVLLVRRRRQGKGRKPGAADPEPQDRGLQDSSGPAAATQEETLSDASVQDAQPEEGVELDQRDAEDGDPQGTTYAQAAASDAPPDVTYAQLNRLTLRRETSAPHSSQAGETPAEPSVYAALAIR